The Desulfofundulus luciae genome segment ACATTTTCTTAGCCCAGATGAATGAGATAAGTAATGTGTCTGAGTGACATTTTCATTGACGAATTTCACTGACAAAGTCACTGACGCTTGACAGGGAAGTTGACTGCCCGGTTCAACCGGGTTTTTGTTTGTAGGAACAGTTGTAATTTCTGCCTTATAGAGTATATAATAAGAGAAACTCTGAAAGGTGGAATTCCGTATGTCTGAAAGGATAGTGACAAAGCGAAGCTACCCCGTTGTTAAAAAGGTGCGTGTCTGGGGAAAGGGTCAATTTACCATCCCGTCCGAGATGAGAGAACGCCTGGGAATCAACGAGAACACAATCCTGGAAGTTTTTCAGGCCGGTAAGGCTATTGTGGCTACCCCGGAAAAGATAACGGTTAAGGAACTGGCTGCTTCCGTCCGCAAGGAAATGGCTAGAAACGATATCGACCTGGAAAAACTTTTAGCCGAGTTAAGAGAGGGTAGCCATGAGTATAAGACAGATTAAGGTGTTTCTGGATAGCAGCGTTATTATAGCTGCCCTTGCCTCAAGTACGGGTGGTTCACATGAAGTGCTGGCCCTGGCCGAGTTAGGGATAATTGTTCCCTGTATATCCGAAGACGTAGTGGGCGAGGTACTGAGGAACATTCAAAAGAAGTTGCCAAGTTGCTTGGACAGCTACTACGTCCTGTTTAAGACATTGCCGTTCAAGATAGTGGACGCAGCCAGTGAGGATCTGGAGTACGCCAGTTCATTGATCAACGAAAAGGATGCTCCAATACTGGCGGCGGCTATATCCGGTAAGGTAGATTGGCTGTTAAGCCTGGACAAACATTTCCTGAACAGCGATTTGAAAGGGAAGGTGAACTTTGCTATCGGTACACCCGGGGATTTTCTACAAGAGCTGGTGTCTTTTCTAAAAGGGAATGGTTAACTAGGAACCTGCCCGGTTCTGCCGGGCTTTTTCTATTTTTGGGGCTACCTTTGCCCTGCTTATGCTATAATATTCCAGCAGAAGGTGGTGGTTCATGGAACAAAGGTTCCTGTTCGCGCGTCAGTATAAATACGACAGTGGAAGTGGAACGGTGGGGAGTGGTATCATGCAGAGGTTTTTCTTGTTCGTCATCATGCTGGCCCTTTTCATCATCTTCATGCCGGGAATGCGCCCGGTGTAAATCCTTAAAAAGGAGTGGTTTTCATGTCCAGGCGCAAAGTATTAATTTCCGTACTGGTTACACTTTTGGTTGTGGCCCTGGCCCTCCCGGCCCTGGCCCAGCAGGAGCAGGTGGACGTCTACCAAAACCAGAAGCTGGTCAAGTCCGTGGTCTTCCAGATCGGCCTGAAGGAATACTTCGTCAACGGCCAGACCCCCGGGGTCAAGATGGACGTTGCCCCGTTTGTAGAACAGGGCCGCACCTTCGTCCCCGTGCGCTACCTATCCAACGCCCTGGGGGTGGAGGACAAAAACATCGGCTGGAACGAGAAGGCCCGGCTGGTGACGCTGAAGCAGCCGGGATACCCTGTGGTGGAGCTGGTGGTCAGCAGCAGGCAGCTCAAGTCCAACGGGAAGGTTACTAACATGGACGTATCCCCCCTAGTCAGGAGCGGGCGCACCTTCCTGCCGGCCCGGTGGGTTGCCGAGGCTTTGGGGTATCAGGTAGATTGGGACGCCTCCCTCGGCCTGGTGGTGTGCTGGCCGAAGGGTGAGCCGAAGCCGGACCTGAGCGCGGTGAAGGAATACCTTCAAAGAACCACCAGCGCACAGGGCAGTTGGGTAGTGGTTAACGGCTACAGGGTGCCTAACCCGGACGACAAGGACTTAATTTTTAAGAAGTGGACTCAGTATTTGTGGAGCACCAAGGCCGGGTTGGATGTAGAATACCCGCAAAACGGGCAGGCTGAAATGGGTCTCTACATCTACCCCCTCAACGCTGAAGCCTTTGAGCAGGCCAGGGAGGTACTAGCCAGCAAGTGGGGTGATGCTCTGGCTGATCAGGTAATTAATTACGCCATGCAGAAGAAGACCTGGCGCGACCCGTTACCGGACAAGAGCTTTTTCACATCCAACGGCCAGGAAATCACTGTCGGCGGTGACGGGACTGAAGGAGTGGACATTACAATCTGGTTACCAGAATACAGTGCCAAATCCCCCCGCTAAGGTGAGGTGTTTCCCCGATGCTGAAAAAACTGAAAAAGGCGGTTATCTTTTTTCTCAGCGTATTAATGATCTTCAGCATTCCTGCAGGTCCGGCTCTGGCCGGGCCTCCTGCTTCTCTTGAGGAGGCGAAGGCAGCGGCCAACCAGGAACTGCTGGAGAAGTTCGGCGTGCCCGACTATTTTACGAATACCAATATAAGCGGCAAGCCCCTGCGGCGGCATGAGCTGGCGGAGCCGGGTTACGGGTACTACGTCCTCACCTGGGGCGACCCCCACGGGGATATCAGAGACGGCCACCGGCGCTATGTGGGGTACACTAAGTTGGACGAGGACTTCACCAATCCCACCTTTCCCCACGACGCCTGGGCCGGGGGCAAGCTGGAAGACAGGAACTGGATACGGTATCCGTGGGATAACAAGGAGTTACAACAAAGGTATAACATTAAGGGAAACAAATTCGACGGCAGGCCCGAACTCCTCTGGCACATCCAGGCCGGGCTGATCATCAAGTACAGCGACGTTAGCCTGCTGGCCCAATCCCCTATGTGGGAGCACTGGCACGAGTACGTCCACATTATGGTGCCTCCTACGGAATACTCCTGGGGCATGGGCCGGATGTGGCACAAGCTCCCTGACGGGAGCATCTGGTACATCTCCATCCCGCTGGCGCCCAAAGCCCTGGACATCGAAAAGCCCGACTTCTCGGTGACCCTGGACAAGCACCAGGTTCAGGCCAAAACGGGCGACACCATAGAGTTCGTGGCCACCTTCGCCCTGAACGCCGACCACCCCAGGGCCGAAACAGCGAAGCTTACAGCTTTCCACGTGGTGGGCGGCAGCCAGTTCCAGGTGACCCTGGAACCACTGGGTTCCGCTGATAAGCTGAACAGCGACGGCACTATAGAGTTTCAACCCGGGGAGCAAAAGAAATTCAAGATAAGGGTGACCGCCCAGGGACAGAAAAGCAAGGTAGTGGTCAAGATCAACCCCTGGAGCGTGGCCTACGA includes the following:
- a CDS encoding AbrB/MazE/SpoVT family DNA-binding domain-containing protein, with amino-acid sequence MSERIVTKRSYPVVKKVRVWGKGQFTIPSEMRERLGINENTILEVFQAGKAIVATPEKITVKELAASVRKEMARNDIDLEKLLAELREGSHEYKTD
- a CDS encoding PIN domain-containing protein translates to MSIRQIKVFLDSSVIIAALASSTGGSHEVLALAELGIIVPCISEDVVGEVLRNIQKKLPSCLDSYYVLFKTLPFKIVDAASEDLEYASSLINEKDAPILAAAISGKVDWLLSLDKHFLNSDLKGKVNFAIGTPGDFLQELVSFLKGNG
- a CDS encoding copper amine oxidase N-terminal domain-containing protein — its product is MSRRKVLISVLVTLLVVALALPALAQQEQVDVYQNQKLVKSVVFQIGLKEYFVNGQTPGVKMDVAPFVEQGRTFVPVRYLSNALGVEDKNIGWNEKARLVTLKQPGYPVVELVVSSRQLKSNGKVTNMDVSPLVRSGRTFLPARWVAEALGYQVDWDASLGLVVCWPKGEPKPDLSAVKEYLQRTTSAQGSWVVVNGYRVPNPDDKDLIFKKWTQYLWSTKAGLDVEYPQNGQAEMGLYIYPLNAEAFEQAREVLASKWGDALADQVINYAMQKKTWRDPLPDKSFFTSNGQEITVGGDGTEGVDITIWLPEYSAKSPR
- a CDS encoding Athe_2463 domain-containing protein; this translates as MLKKLKKAVIFFLSVLMIFSIPAGPALAGPPASLEEAKAAANQELLEKFGVPDYFTNTNISGKPLRRHELAEPGYGYYVLTWGDPHGDIRDGHRRYVGYTKLDEDFTNPTFPHDAWAGGKLEDRNWIRYPWDNKELQQRYNIKGNKFDGRPELLWHIQAGLIIKYSDVSLLAQSPMWEHWHEYVHIMVPPTEYSWGMGRMWHKLPDGSIWYISIPLAPKALDIEKPDFSVTLDKHQVQAKTGDTIEFVATFALNADHPRAETAKLTAFHVVGGSQFQVTLEPLGSADKLNSDGTIEFQPGEQKKFKIRVTAQGQKSKVVVKINPWSVAYDANWANNSDEALITVEKLPPPSTGSGELVLQAYSYPGKDLRGNYQPSKPRPVNTAKWSDDVTATLTVKKPRPPRGTLDWWEISSAKLTYPKRNPSFSFGRPLPPQGTVTVNMKVPGRADPDTDELKATAKFVEDWAMDGFPVYSMIDGKQLTTEKPKDYPVTATYTVRYQYHYVVCDEDGDCETIYVTAEDTRTATQNLRVTGAGTVPYAS